In Populus trichocarpa isolate Nisqually-1 chromosome 7, P.trichocarpa_v4.1, whole genome shotgun sequence, the following proteins share a genomic window:
- the LOC18100902 gene encoding G-type lectin S-receptor-like serine/threonine-protein kinase LECRK2 → MASAYSALLLVFFFWIYEPVSPQQSRTHSIELGSSLSTNFPPTSWRSPSGLFAFGFYRQGSGFIVGIWLASKPDATFTWTINRDVPHVSSNATLELTKKGKLLLRRHRNNATNEEIFIANFKGSASYAQMLDSGNFVLYNERSEAIWESFSFPTDTILGGQNLYKGGELFSRASAIDLSTGRFHLKMQDDGNLVLYPVDTLDLPLDAYWSSETNGNPGIHLILTGTGDLLLVNQTLHKIKTVTSSGSESNSTSIIYRATLDYDGIFRLYSHNFDGVAKYIISLMWYVPWIQCEVRGFCGFNSYCTMNDDDQPDCLCLPGTAYVDPNQRFRGCERDYNEGSCKHTNEMSSLYNITVMDQIAWDDNAYFQASMSEEGCRKSCLEDCNCAGALYEAGNCKKQKYPVKYASKTQYQSSKSFFKVALESIKSSNHSSAIGMVPSVIQRTSKKAVVLILVMSLAFITWCLVALAISGLFIFKSRVIKGRMQTESGNFGLARELTLRAFSYRELKKATKGFKEELGKGSSGAVYKGTLYKGKKAIAVKRLEKVISESEREFLTEMRSIGKTHHKNLVRLLGYCTEGSHRLLVYEYMSNGSLANLLFRNERIPDWSDRVKIALDIAKGILYLHEECEAPIMHCDIKPQNILMDDFWTAKISDFGLAKLLVPDQTRTLTVARGTPGYMAPEWTKISTPTSVKVDVYSYGVVLLEIVFCRRNMEINVSKPEEVLLSKWAYELLVAREFDRLDLGEDVDRQKLEKMVMIGIWCIQDEPGLRPSMKTVVMMLEGITDVSVPPHPTSASA, encoded by the coding sequence ATGGCTTCAGCCTATTCTGCTTTGttgcttgtgtttttcttttggatttacGAACCTGTAAGTCCCCAGCAGAGCCGGACACACTCGATAGAATTAGGTTCTTCACTCTCCACCAATTTCCCACCAACTTCATGGCGCTCCCCTTCTGGTCTATTTGCTTTTGGGTTCTACCGACAGGGCAGCGGCTTCATAGTGGGAATTTGGTTGGCGAGTAAGCCAGATGCTACATTCACCTGGACAATAAACCGAGATGTCCCTCATGTGTCATCAAATGCTACATTGGAGTTGACCAAAAAAGGTAAGCTCCTTTTGAGAAGGCATAGAAATAATGCAACTAATGAAGAGATATTCATTGCTAATTTTAAAGGGTCAGCTTCATATGCTCAAATGCTTGATTCTGGGAATTTTGTGCTCTACAATGAACGTTCCGAAGCAATATGGGAAAGTTTTAGCTTTCCTACGGATACTATATTAGGAGGACAGAATCTATACAAAGGGGGTGAACTGTTTTCCCGTGCATCTGCAATCGATTTGTCCACGGGAAGGTTTCATCTTAAAATGCAAGATGATGGGAACCTTGTTTTGTATCCCGTAGACACTCTAGACCTTCCACTGGATGCGTATTGGAGCTCTGAAACTAATGGTAATCCTGGTATCCATCTAATTTTAACTGGTACAGGAGATCTGTTACTCGTTAACCAAACCTTGCACAAAATCAAAACCGTGACATCCTCTGGTTCAGAATCGAACAGCACCTCAATTATCTACCGGGCAACATTGGATTATGATGGAATTTTCCGATTGTATTCCCATAACTTCGATGGCGTAGCTAAGTACATCATTTCCCTTATGTGGTATGTACCATGGATACAGTGTGAAGTGAGAGGTTTCTGTGGATTCAACAGCTACTGCACCATGAATGATGATGATCAACCTGACTGTCTTTGTCTTCCTGGAACTGCTTACGTTGATCCCAACCAGAGATTTCGTGGATGTGAGAGAGACTACAACGAAGGATCCTGCAAACATACAAACGAAATGTCATCGTTATATAACATTACTGTTATGGACCAAATTGCGTGGGATGACAATGCTTATTTTCAAGCATCAATGTCAGAGGAAGGTTGCAGAAAGTCCTGTTTGGAGGATTGTAACTGTGCTGGTGCGCTGTACGAAGCAGGGAACTGCAAGAAACAGAAGTACCCAGTGAAATATGCTTCGAAAACGCAATATCAATCATCAAAATCTTTCTTCAAGGTGGCCTTGGAGAGTATCAAAAGCAGCAACCATTCCAGTGCCATAGGAATGGTGCCTTCAGTAATCCAGAGGACAAGCAAGAAGGCAGTGGTACTAATTCTTGTTATGAGTTTAGCCTTCATCACATGGTGTTTAGTCGCCCTAGCAATCTCTGGCCTTTTCATCTTTAAGTCGAGAGTCATTAAGGGTAGAATGCAGACGGAAAGTGGAAATTTTGGCTTGGCCCGTGAGCTCACTCTGAGAGCATTCTCTTATCGTGAGCTTAAGAAAGCAACCAAGGGTTTCAAAGAAGAGTTGGGGAAAGGATCTTCTGGAGCTGTTTACAAAGGGACTTTATACAAAGGTAAAAAGGCTATTGCGGTGAAGAGGCTGGAGAAGGTGATCAGTGAAAGTGAAAGGGAGTTCCTGACGGAGATGCGTTCAATTGGAAAAACTCATCATAAGAATTTGGTTCGGCTTCTTGGCTACTGCACTGAGGGTTCCCATAGGCTCCTAGTATATGAATACATGAGCAATGGGTCACTTGCAAATCTTCTCTTCCGAAATGAAAGGATTCCAGATTGGAGCGACAGAGTGAAAATTGCTCTAGATATTGCTAAAGGGATCTTATATCTGCATGAAGAGTGTGAAGCACCAATCATGCATTGTGATATAAAGCCTCAAAACATTCTGATGGATGATTTTTGGACTGCTAAGATCTCTGATTTTGGGCTGGCAAAATTGTTAGTGCCTGATCAAACAAGAACCCTGACTGTAGCCAGAGGGACACCAGGTTATATGGCACCTGAATGGACTAAGATCAGCACTCCAACATCAGTGAAGGTAGATGTTTACAGTTATGGAGTTGTGCTCTTGGAAATTGTTTTCTGCAGGAGAAACATGGAAATCAACGTATCAAAACCAGAGGAAGTTCTACTTTCTAAATGGGCATACGAGCTTTTGGTTGCAAGAGAATTTGACAGGCTTGATCTTGGTGAAGATGTAGACAGGCAGAAATTGGAGAAAATGGTTATGATCGGCATTTGGTGTATTCAAGATGAACCAGGTCTCCGCCCTTCTATGAAGACTGTTGTGATGATGTTAGAAGGAATTACTGATGTATCTGTTCCTCCACACCCAACTTCAGC